One Candidatus Hydrogenedentota bacterium genomic region harbors:
- a CDS encoding 2-aminoethylphosphonate--pyruvate transaminase, with amino-acid sequence MGDRAISSWKDKVLFTPGPLTTSRTVKQALLRDLGSRDFEFIEMVKDIRNRLLALGGVEKGVYEAILMQGSGTFSVEAVLSSTVAPDGKVLVIVNGAYGKRIVQICKVLKIAHVVLESPEDQPPDLAEIEKILAEDVSITCVAVVHCETTTGIINPIEEIGELVAGSGATYFVDAMSSFGAVPLNLETANIDYLVSSANKCIEGVPGFGFVLARRESLEATEGFARSLSLDLLAQWKGLEGNGQFRFTPPTHALLAFHQALLELEQEGGVEGRGERYCANYETLIEGMRTLGFVEYLEPALQGYIITSFRYPEDPNFQFEDFYSRLNDKGYVIYPGKVSNADCFRIGNIGRIFESDVCDLLRAIAETMGEMGIALVDES; translated from the coding sequence ATGGGAGACAGGGCCATTTCTAGCTGGAAGGACAAAGTGCTATTTACGCCTGGGCCGTTGACCACGAGTCGCACGGTTAAGCAGGCGCTTCTGCGCGACCTGGGCTCGCGCGATTTCGAGTTCATCGAGATGGTGAAGGATATCCGAAACCGTCTACTTGCGCTTGGCGGTGTGGAGAAAGGCGTATACGAGGCCATTCTCATGCAAGGCAGCGGCACCTTCTCGGTGGAGGCGGTGCTTTCGTCGACCGTTGCGCCCGACGGAAAAGTGCTGGTGATAGTCAACGGCGCATACGGCAAACGCATCGTGCAAATCTGCAAGGTGCTGAAGATTGCGCATGTCGTGCTTGAATCGCCGGAAGATCAGCCGCCTGATCTTGCGGAAATCGAGAAGATTCTTGCTGAAGACGTTTCAATCACGTGCGTTGCCGTTGTGCATTGCGAAACCACCACGGGCATCATCAACCCAATTGAAGAGATCGGCGAACTGGTAGCCGGGTCTGGCGCTACGTACTTTGTCGATGCGATGAGCAGTTTCGGTGCGGTTCCCCTGAATCTGGAGACCGCCAACATCGACTATCTCGTGTCTTCCGCGAACAAGTGTATTGAGGGCGTGCCCGGTTTCGGATTTGTTTTGGCCCGCCGCGAGTCTCTTGAAGCGACCGAGGGTTTTGCGCGAAGTCTGAGCCTTGACCTGCTCGCGCAATGGAAAGGACTCGAAGGCAACGGGCAGTTCCGCTTCACACCGCCGACACACGCTCTTCTCGCGTTCCATCAGGCGTTGCTTGAATTGGAGCAGGAAGGCGGCGTGGAAGGGCGGGGCGAACGGTATTGCGCAAACTACGAGACTCTGATTGAGGGTATGCGCACACTGGGCTTTGTCGAGTATCTCGAACCGGCGCTGCAAGGGTATATCATCACGTCGTTCAGGTATCCCGAAGACCCGAACTTCCAGTTCGAAGACTTCTACTCGCGCTTGAACGACAAGGGTTATGTGATCTACCCCGGAAAAGTCAGCAATGCCGATTGTTTCCGGATAGGCAACATCGGACGTATTTTCGAGAGCGATGTCTGCGATCTCCTTCGTGCGATCGCCGAGACGATGGGGGAGATGGGAATAGCATTGGTCGACGAGTCGTGA
- a CDS encoding phosphonoacetaldehyde hydrolase, which translates to MSFVFRRSYRGPVKAVVFDWAGTTVDFGCCAPANVFVDLFNSHGIAVTSEQAREPMGIHKKDHIRILLKMEPIAAQWEKKTGARPTEKDVESLFAEFVPRQVETIAKHADIIPGALETIAAFRAKGIKIGSTTGYNGEMMAVLTPLAAKAGYTPDTMVSVSDVPEGRPSPWMALEAVKRMNVYPLEACVKVGDTPADIGEGLNAGMWSVGLVDHGNEVGLTAAEFAALSPEDRAAKCAKARQRLVSCGAHFVIDTIAQLPATIDEINCLLARGERP; encoded by the coding sequence ATGAGTTTTGTATTTCGCCGTTCCTATCGCGGCCCTGTCAAGGCCGTGGTGTTCGATTGGGCCGGAACGACGGTCGATTTCGGATGTTGCGCGCCGGCCAATGTGTTTGTCGATCTATTCAACAGTCACGGTATTGCCGTTACTTCCGAGCAGGCACGCGAACCGATGGGCATTCACAAGAAGGACCACATCCGCATTCTTTTGAAGATGGAACCTATCGCGGCGCAGTGGGAAAAGAAGACCGGCGCTCGTCCCACCGAGAAGGATGTTGAGTCGTTGTTCGCGGAGTTCGTGCCCAGACAGGTGGAGACCATTGCAAAGCATGCCGACATTATCCCCGGCGCGCTGGAGACAATCGCCGCATTTCGGGCGAAGGGTATCAAGATTGGAAGCACAACCGGTTACAACGGCGAGATGATGGCCGTGTTGACGCCGCTCGCGGCAAAGGCCGGGTATACGCCCGACACGATGGTCAGCGTGAGCGATGTCCCCGAAGGCAGGCCTTCGCCGTGGATGGCGCTTGAGGCTGTGAAGCGCATGAACGTGTATCCGCTCGAAGCATGCGTGAAGGTGGGCGACACGCCCGCCGATATTGGCGAAGGCCTTAATGCGGGCATGTGGTCCGTCGGTTTGGTGGATCATGGGAATGAAGTGGGGCTGACCGCCGCCGAGTTCGCTGCGCTCAGTCCCGAAGATCGTGCCGCAAAGTGCGCCAAAGCCAGGCAGCGGCTTGTGTCGTGCGGAGCGCATTTCGTGATCGATACGATCGCGCAACTTCCCGCGACCATAGACGAGATCAACTGCTTGCTCGCGCGTGGAGAACGACCATAG
- a CDS encoding glucose 1-dehydrogenase, with the protein MGKLTGKVAVVTGASKGIGASIAEHLAAEGASVVVNYASSKSSADAVVKRITDKGGKAVAIQGDVSKQADITRLFAETKSAFGSVDILVNNAGVYEFAPLESITPEHFEKMYDLNVFGLLLTTQEAVKYMNGNGGSIINISSVVATMPMATASVYSSTKAAVDAITVALSQELGPRKIRVNSLNPGMVETEGVHAAGIAESDFRKKIEAETPLGRIAQPEDIAKAAVFVASDDSGWLTGQTMILAGGYA; encoded by the coding sequence ATGGGTAAGCTCACAGGCAAAGTGGCCGTAGTAACCGGCGCATCGAAAGGTATTGGCGCATCAATCGCCGAACATTTGGCGGCAGAGGGCGCTTCCGTTGTCGTCAATTACGCCAGCAGCAAATCCAGCGCGGATGCTGTCGTAAAACGAATTACAGACAAAGGAGGCAAAGCCGTCGCCATACAGGGCGACGTGTCGAAGCAAGCAGACATTACCCGATTGTTCGCTGAGACCAAGTCCGCGTTCGGAAGCGTGGACATTCTCGTGAACAACGCGGGAGTATACGAGTTCGCGCCGCTGGAGAGTATCACTCCAGAACACTTCGAAAAGATGTACGACCTGAACGTGTTTGGCCTGTTACTGACCACGCAGGAAGCCGTGAAGTACATGAATGGCAACGGCGGCTCGATCATTAACATCAGTTCCGTGGTGGCAACGATGCCCATGGCAACCGCTTCTGTGTACAGTTCAACAAAGGCCGCTGTCGATGCCATTACCGTCGCGCTCTCTCAGGAGTTGGGGCCGAGAAAGATCCGCGTCAATTCGCTCAACCCCGGAATGGTCGAGACGGAGGGCGTGCATGCCGCTGGCATTGCAGAAAGCGATTTTCGGAAGAAGATCGAAGCCGAGACTCCGCTTGGCCGCATCGCGCAACCCGAAGACATTGCGAAAGCGGCCGTGTTTGTGGCATCCGACGATTCCGGCTGGCTCACCGGACAAACCATGATACTTGCCGGCGGCTACGCTTAA
- a CDS encoding glycoside hydrolase, with product MRRPTGSFLYSVLTATALFAGSSHADEYIAVDHQRTTIYHSPQTPGYTCWVGAWGMPDGSVMVSFTQATGPVTGRPQAPEDVRKRLNWPPPGLPAYDMTGLEMRNVHLRSADSCKTWEQVSADAFTSCMNGTTGSSEVALDDGTILRGVWGNYLPYDPEVPQTGYVQRSTDGSKTWGKPEVLLDPGECLTFPKRIRVLRDGRVILIGGIVHAPANSVNMGEILNRIEPLLIVSSDKGRSWSKPIPVVPEELRASWGGEEYDIAELPNGDLLCVFRRIVPDTQTQARWQGLLKKSGDTWTPQDVGPAPFPHSGHPELLATREGPILHLATSGIHYTNDGGKTWQQLDVPGTAYYPRAIQEQDGRIHVFAHIGSDDAYGAVDQSIVMDSFSLKQR from the coding sequence GTGAGACGACCAACTGGCAGCTTTCTCTATTCTGTATTGACGGCAACTGCCCTGTTTGCGGGGTCAAGCCATGCCGATGAGTACATCGCCGTCGACCATCAACGTACGACCATTTACCATTCGCCGCAGACGCCGGGGTACACGTGTTGGGTGGGCGCATGGGGCATGCCTGATGGCAGTGTGATGGTGAGCTTCACGCAAGCGACGGGGCCGGTGACGGGCCGCCCGCAGGCGCCTGAAGATGTGCGCAAGCGGCTCAACTGGCCGCCGCCTGGGCTCCCTGCATACGATATGACGGGGTTGGAAATGCGTAACGTCCATCTGCGCTCGGCCGATTCCTGCAAGACGTGGGAGCAGGTGAGCGCGGACGCGTTCACCTCGTGTATGAATGGCACGACGGGTTCGTCGGAGGTAGCGCTGGACGACGGCACGATTCTGCGTGGTGTGTGGGGGAATTACCTGCCCTACGATCCCGAGGTGCCGCAGACGGGGTATGTGCAGCGCTCGACGGACGGTTCCAAGACGTGGGGCAAGCCGGAAGTGTTGCTCGACCCCGGCGAGTGTCTGACTTTCCCGAAGCGGATCCGCGTATTGCGCGACGGCCGTGTCATTCTCATCGGTGGCATTGTCCATGCCCCGGCCAATAGCGTGAACATGGGGGAGATTTTGAATCGGATCGAGCCTCTTTTGATTGTCTCTTCCGACAAAGGACGGTCGTGGTCCAAGCCCATTCCAGTTGTCCCCGAAGAATTGCGCGCGAGTTGGGGTGGTGAAGAGTACGATATTGCGGAGTTACCCAACGGCGATTTGCTGTGTGTGTTTCGGCGCATCGTGCCCGATACGCAAACGCAGGCACGCTGGCAGGGACTGCTGAAGAAATCCGGTGACACCTGGACCCCGCAAGATGTCGGCCCTGCGCCGTTTCCGCATAGTGGCCATCCCGAATTGCTGGCAACGCGGGAAGGTCCGATACTGCATCTTGCCACTTCGGGAATTCACTACACGAACGATGGAGGCAAGACCTGGCAGCAGCTTGACGTACCGGGCACGGCCTACTACCCGCGCGCTATCCAGGAGCAGGACGGCCGGATTCACGTCTTCGCCCACATAGGCAGCGACGACGCCTACGGCGCGGTGGACCAATCTATTGTCATGGATAGCTTCTCCTTGAAGCAGCGCTAG
- a CDS encoding TerC family protein: MTQELFFPFADYWWFYAGFTLFVLLMLALDLGVFHRKAHEVSIKEATIWSVIWVALALAFNYGFYLYAAGKFPADPRLTAIEGFVPDAAAKQVALEFLTGYIVEKSLAVDNIFVFVVVFSFFAIPSKYQHRVLFYGIIGALVFRAIFIGMGSVLMQYKWVVVLFGALLILTGIKMFFAPERGIDPEKNPLIRLFKRFMPVTPQLHGQSFFVRLDGRMHATPLFVSLLFLEFSDVIFAVDSVPAIFALTREPLIVYTSNVFAILGLRAMYFLLAGAVDKFHMLKFGLALVLVFVGLKMVWLNEAFGGKFPITWSLGIILSVVTVSVVLSLLFPKKSKKAGGSAA; encoded by the coding sequence ATGACACAAGAGTTGTTCTTTCCTTTTGCCGATTATTGGTGGTTCTACGCCGGTTTTACGCTGTTCGTCCTCTTAATGCTGGCCCTCGACCTTGGCGTGTTTCATCGCAAAGCGCACGAAGTATCCATCAAAGAGGCCACAATCTGGAGTGTCATCTGGGTTGCGCTTGCGTTGGCGTTCAACTACGGATTCTACCTCTATGCTGCCGGCAAGTTCCCGGCTGATCCCCGTCTCACCGCCATAGAAGGTTTTGTGCCCGACGCCGCCGCCAAACAAGTGGCGCTGGAGTTTCTGACAGGGTATATCGTCGAGAAATCGCTCGCGGTGGACAACATCTTCGTGTTTGTCGTTGTCTTCTCGTTTTTCGCGATCCCGTCGAAGTATCAGCATCGCGTGCTGTTCTACGGAATCATCGGCGCACTCGTTTTCCGAGCGATCTTCATCGGCATGGGGTCGGTCCTCATGCAATACAAGTGGGTCGTCGTCCTATTTGGCGCGTTGCTGATTCTCACCGGCATCAAAATGTTCTTCGCGCCCGAACGAGGCATTGACCCGGAAAAGAACCCGCTCATTCGCCTGTTCAAACGCTTTATGCCCGTTACGCCGCAACTGCACGGGCAGTCGTTCTTTGTGCGCCTGGATGGACGAATGCACGCCACGCCCCTGTTTGTGTCGCTGCTGTTTCTTGAGTTCAGTGACGTGATCTTCGCCGTCGATTCCGTGCCTGCGATCTTCGCGCTGACCCGCGAACCGCTCATCGTGTATACGTCAAACGTATTCGCCATTCTTGGCCTGCGCGCCATGTACTTCTTATTGGCGGGTGCCGTTGACAAGTTCCACATGCTCAAGTTCGGACTTGCGCTGGTTTTGGTGTTTGTCGGTTTGAAAATGGTCTGGCTCAACGAAGCCTTTGGCGGCAAATTCCCAATTACGTGGTCCTTGGGCATTATTCTGTCGGTGGTAACGGTCTCCGTCGTATTGTCCTTGCTGTTTCCCAAGAAGTCCAAGAAGGCGGGCGGAAGCGCAGCATGA
- a CDS encoding ion transporter has translation MNRLCRRIAENFVFQRTILVIIILNAVLIGIETSDDLMSRYGALFHALNALVQVIFVVEISIRLTAHAPRVWRFFQDGWNTFDFVIVALSLIPAAGAFATVARLARLLRALRVVSALPELRLIVTTLLRSIPSLANVLVLLGLILYVYAVMGVHLFSKNDPEHWQGLGRAFLTLFQILTLEGWVELQNTVLDETPLAWVYFVSFVIFAVFVIVNLFIAIVINNLESAKNEVRTELAADTSMIAATLGDIREKLARIEASLK, from the coding sequence ATGAACCGGTTGTGCCGCCGTATCGCCGAGAACTTCGTGTTCCAGCGGACCATTCTAGTCATCATCATTCTCAATGCGGTGCTGATTGGAATTGAGACCAGCGACGATCTGATGAGCCGCTACGGTGCGCTGTTTCACGCGCTGAATGCCCTGGTGCAAGTCATCTTCGTTGTCGAGATTAGCATTCGTCTTACCGCGCACGCGCCGAGAGTCTGGCGCTTCTTTCAGGACGGCTGGAATACCTTTGATTTTGTCATTGTCGCGTTATCGCTGATCCCTGCGGCCGGTGCGTTCGCTACGGTCGCGCGGCTTGCGCGTCTGTTGCGCGCTCTGCGCGTGGTATCCGCCTTGCCTGAGTTGCGGCTCATCGTAACGACGCTGCTGCGTTCCATCCCTTCGCTGGCCAACGTACTCGTGTTGTTGGGGTTGATTCTTTACGTCTATGCGGTGATGGGCGTGCATTTATTCTCGAAGAATGACCCGGAACATTGGCAGGGACTTGGCCGCGCTTTCCTTACACTATTCCAGATTCTCACGCTGGAGGGCTGGGTGGAACTCCAGAATACGGTGCTCGACGAAACGCCCTTGGCCTGGGTCTATTTCGTGAGTTTCGTCATCTTTGCGGTCTTTGTGATCGTCAACCTGTTCATTGCCATCGTGATCAATAATCTTGAGTCCGCCAAGAATGAGGTTCGCACTGAACTTGCGGCTGACACCAGTATGATTGCGGCGACCCTCGGCGATATCCGCGAAAAGCTCGCGCGCATCGAGGCATCGCTGAAGTAA
- a CDS encoding cation diffusion facilitator family transporter, translated as MGSSLLVAVLMLAGKLTAYFITGSTAILSDAAESVVHLVATSYAAFSMWYAQLPANRRHPYGHGKIAFFSAGFEGALILTAALFIVYEGVVTLISGPELRQLGVGILITGGLGVINLILGLSLVWVGKRKNAFILVANGKHTLTDMWTSLAVVGGVTIVWATMQMGKPILWLDPAVAIIAGLNIMVTAGVLIYRSCRGLLDEADPAHTRLILNALEEASQDGRIVGFHHLRHRQTDNTMWVEVHMLVPGDTTTAVAHRNVTQIENAIVGLFPECHVHVTTHVEPDVHDADHPGGHPDLMDAFAGGERRSRRSQN; from the coding sequence ATGGGCTCGAGCCTGCTTGTGGCTGTGCTGATGCTGGCGGGAAAGCTGACCGCTTACTTCATAACGGGCAGTACTGCCATATTGTCTGACGCGGCGGAGTCGGTCGTGCACCTCGTGGCGACTAGCTATGCTGCATTCAGCATGTGGTATGCCCAACTGCCGGCCAATAGGAGGCATCCCTACGGACACGGGAAAATTGCGTTCTTTTCGGCTGGCTTCGAAGGTGCGCTCATTCTTACCGCGGCGCTATTCATCGTTTACGAAGGTGTGGTAACGCTCATTTCAGGACCGGAACTTCGGCAACTGGGTGTCGGTATTCTGATTACGGGCGGCCTGGGAGTCATCAATCTTATTCTGGGGCTGAGCTTGGTTTGGGTGGGCAAACGGAAAAACGCATTCATTCTGGTCGCGAATGGTAAACACACGCTGACCGACATGTGGACCAGTCTAGCCGTCGTCGGAGGTGTGACCATCGTCTGGGCCACAATGCAGATGGGAAAACCGATTCTGTGGCTGGACCCAGCCGTGGCGATAATCGCTGGCCTCAACATCATGGTTACGGCAGGCGTGCTTATTTATCGATCATGCAGAGGCTTGCTCGATGAAGCCGACCCCGCGCACACCCGGCTCATCCTGAACGCTCTGGAGGAAGCCTCGCAGGATGGACGGATTGTTGGATTCCACCATCTGCGGCACCGGCAAACCGACAATACCATGTGGGTGGAAGTCCACATGCTGGTACCTGGTGACACAACTACCGCGGTCGCGCACAGGAACGTAACCCAGATTGAGAACGCCATTGTGGGCCTATTCCCGGAATGCCACGTGCATGTGACGACGCACGTGGAACCGGACGTCCATGATGCGGATCATCCGGGGGGACATCCTGACCTAATGGACGCGTTTGCTGGCGGTGAACGCAGAAGCCGCCGATCGCAGAACTGA
- a CDS encoding PEP-CTERM sorting domain-containing protein: MKTRTVLTLALAIGSIFVSMSASADLVEFTAIERAGAYGTWEFGLFDGANTAVPPQASGNNPLVNGADVYWSLVYDGTSTLTYSWGNAANSLTNSIFWNGFGVEQFNYLTITAYDYPYDGSYPVVNVEDLTLQTTNGTLNGDDLTAYFLDNSDSFTFQYANDDVFGAFTLTGLTNIWWQYGSTPSYDGALVSIVGGLDENTGHHGGHPGCVVPEPASMTLLGLGLGGFAARRLIQRKRA; encoded by the coding sequence ATGAAAACGCGGACAGTCTTAACGTTGGCGCTAGCCATCGGCAGTATATTTGTCTCAATGAGCGCTTCGGCTGACCTGGTCGAATTCACGGCAATTGAACGCGCAGGCGCGTATGGGACTTGGGAATTCGGTCTTTTTGACGGTGCCAATACAGCCGTCCCCCCTCAAGCATCCGGCAACAATCCTTTGGTCAATGGCGCGGACGTGTACTGGAGTCTGGTCTATGATGGCACCAGCACACTCACGTACTCGTGGGGCAATGCTGCCAACAGCCTTACGAACTCGATTTTCTGGAACGGCTTCGGTGTGGAGCAGTTCAACTATCTGACCATCACCGCGTATGACTACCCGTACGATGGTTCGTACCCGGTGGTCAATGTCGAAGATCTGACGCTTCAAACGACGAATGGCACGTTGAATGGCGATGATCTCACCGCATATTTCTTAGACAACTCGGACAGCTTCACGTTCCAGTATGCCAACGACGATGTGTTCGGCGCGTTCACGTTGACCGGTCTGACGAATATCTGGTGGCAATACGGCAGCACGCCCAGCTACGACGGCGCGCTGGTTTCGATTGTCGGCGGACTTGACGAGAATACCGGGCACCACGGCGGTCATCCGGGATGCGTTGTTCCCGAACCTGCCTCGATGACCTTGCTGGGCCTTGGATTGGGCGGTTTCGCGGCTCGCAGACTCATCCAGAGAAAGAGAGCTTAG
- a CDS encoding DUF4177 domain-containing protein → MYTWEYTTLKLNTTGILGGKFDELDLNERLNALGIEGWELVTAFDTNQAYGQTRDVVLILKRRTS, encoded by the coding sequence GTGTACACGTGGGAATACACAACCCTGAAGCTTAACACCACAGGCATTTTGGGTGGCAAGTTCGACGAGCTGGACCTTAATGAACGCTTGAATGCGTTGGGCATCGAAGGCTGGGAATTGGTGACCGCATTCGATACCAACCAGGCCTATGGGCAAACCCGTGATGTGGTGCTCATTTTGAAGCGTCGCACTTCATAG
- a CDS encoding LUD domain-containing protein, translating into MADVHQAALKARIVKALEEPKHSAALLRCMQRGRDNRARALTELPGGADFRGTVKAVKDRCIEHQVELVNRFIANAEARGTRVFCARNGQEAIDYVLKLASDRKAKVIAKSKSLTTEEIEINDPLIEAGLKVIETDLGELIIQLVHEKPYHLVFPSVHKMAADVAKIFAKETGTEVSEDIPSIMKVVRAYLRPIFLNADIGMTGANVGIAENGCIVIETNEGNGRLVSSIGDCHVCVMGIEKIVDTIEDAMLMVLAHPVSASGQLPTTYVTWMGGRSPLGEGESRGPRESHIILLDNGRRSTRDDVAMRESLNCIRCGACMNVCPTYGVVGGHVFGHIYPGPIGIPWTAQVHGLENAGAFASLCISCGLCKEICPAEIDMPMMIAEVKRRFAVEHGFAKAERTMMGADGFAALGSAMAPIANRMIQSKTARKVMRATLGIDERRALPPFTHQTFKKWFHARKRVSQESKRRVAFFVDVFANHNRPDLGQSAVELLERLGCEVALPEQRSSGYPFIAYGNLDKAREVATFNIARLAPFAKDGYDIVATEPTAAYCLKSAYLTLLHSSNDSEFVAGRSHEFFEYLIDFDTGTTEFPSLKGRRFGFHISCHQRPLGAGHGAVEWIRRHGGEVKIIETGTCCGMGGTFGLKSGPLGYDLSMAVGKPLFDLFNQSGVDAILTESSVCAIQLREGTGLPVYHPLELLAQ; encoded by the coding sequence ATGGCCGACGTTCACCAAGCTGCGCTAAAAGCGCGCATTGTTAAGGCGCTTGAAGAACCAAAACATAGCGCAGCCCTGCTGAGGTGCATGCAACGAGGACGCGATAACCGTGCCCGCGCGCTGACGGAACTACCCGGTGGGGCGGATTTCCGGGGCACGGTAAAGGCCGTGAAGGATCGGTGCATCGAGCACCAAGTGGAACTGGTCAATCGATTCATAGCAAATGCCGAAGCGCGCGGTACAAGGGTATTCTGCGCACGAAATGGGCAGGAAGCCATTGACTACGTGCTCAAGCTGGCGTCAGACCGCAAGGCAAAGGTCATTGCGAAGTCGAAGTCACTCACGACCGAAGAGATCGAAATCAATGATCCATTGATTGAAGCGGGACTGAAAGTGATCGAGACCGATTTGGGTGAGCTAATCATTCAGCTCGTACATGAAAAGCCGTATCACCTGGTCTTTCCATCCGTTCACAAGATGGCTGCCGATGTGGCCAAGATCTTCGCGAAGGAGACGGGCACCGAAGTGAGCGAAGATATCCCATCGATCATGAAGGTCGTGCGCGCCTATCTGCGTCCCATTTTCTTAAACGCGGATATCGGCATGACCGGAGCCAACGTCGGTATCGCTGAGAATGGATGCATCGTCATCGAGACCAACGAAGGCAACGGAAGGCTCGTGTCCAGCATCGGCGACTGCCACGTTTGCGTGATGGGGATCGAGAAGATCGTCGATACGATTGAAGATGCCATGTTGATGGTTCTGGCTCATCCAGTCAGCGCATCGGGACAACTCCCCACCACCTATGTCACGTGGATGGGCGGGCGCTCTCCATTGGGTGAAGGGGAGAGCCGCGGACCGCGCGAATCGCACATCATCCTCCTGGACAACGGACGCAGGAGTACGCGCGATGATGTGGCCATGCGAGAGAGTCTGAACTGCATCCGTTGCGGTGCCTGTATGAACGTTTGCCCCACATACGGAGTGGTGGGCGGTCATGTGTTCGGCCATATCTATCCGGGACCGATCGGGATACCCTGGACCGCCCAGGTCCACGGTCTTGAGAATGCGGGCGCTTTTGCCTCGTTGTGTATCTCCTGCGGTCTCTGTAAGGAAATATGCCCCGCCGAGATTGACATGCCCATGATGATCGCCGAAGTGAAACGCCGTTTTGCAGTGGAGCATGGGTTTGCCAAAGCCGAGAGAACGATGATGGGCGCGGACGGGTTTGCCGCCTTGGGCAGCGCCATGGCGCCCATAGCCAATCGCATGATACAAAGCAAAACTGCCCGCAAGGTGATGAGGGCCACGCTGGGTATCGACGAACGCAGGGCGCTTCCCCCCTTCACCCACCAGACATTCAAGAAGTGGTTTCACGCCAGAAAACGAGTGAGCCAAGAATCAAAGCGGCGCGTGGCATTCTTCGTGGACGTCTTCGCAAATCATAACCGGCCCGACCTCGGTCAATCGGCCGTGGAATTGCTCGAACGCCTGGGCTGCGAAGTGGCGTTACCTGAGCAGCGTTCAAGTGGGTATCCTTTCATCGCATATGGCAACTTGGATAAGGCACGGGAGGTCGCCACGTTCAACATTGCCCGGCTGGCCCCGTTCGCGAAAGACGGTTACGACATCGTCGCAACGGAGCCCACGGCCGCGTATTGCCTGAAATCGGCATATTTAACCCTCCTGCATTCGTCGAACGACTCTGAGTTCGTGGCAGGCCGCTCCCATGAGTTTTTCGAGTACCTTATAGATTTCGACACCGGCACAACCGAATTCCCGTCGCTTAAGGGACGCCGGTTCGGTTTTCACATCTCGTGCCACCAGCGCCCGCTGGGCGCAGGCCACGGGGCGGTGGAATGGATACGTAGACACGGCGGCGAAGTGAAAATCATCGAAACGGGAACGTGCTGCGGCATGGGCGGAACATTCGGATTAAAAAGCGGCCCGCTGGGCTACGACCTGTCCATGGCGGTGGGAAAACCCCTGTTCGACCTGTTCAACCAATCGGGGGTAGATGCCATCTTAACGGAAAGCAGCGTATGCGCCATTCAATTGCGCGAAGGGACGGGCTTGCCCGTATATCATCCTCTGGAGTTGTTGGCACAATAG
- a CDS encoding lactate utilization protein — protein sequence MASNVVTRFMEKHAALSGKPHRVRSSAEAADAIADILAAIGAQRVALANLSQELSAAIERTLSGKVLELRKEPFPASTLPHAIDDCQAGITGMAFGIAQTATLAEIAVNDAQRLVSALPRTHIGIVHAKDVVETLEDAAPLLRSIFQQNPSNCTVSFISGPSRTGDIELKLTLGVHGPGEQHAIIIEE from the coding sequence ATGGCTTCTAACGTAGTCACTCGATTCATGGAGAAGCACGCGGCTCTCTCAGGCAAGCCGCATCGCGTTCGGTCGTCTGCGGAGGCCGCGGATGCAATCGCGGACATTCTTGCCGCGATAGGCGCGCAACGTGTTGCTCTGGCAAACCTCTCTCAAGAACTCAGTGCAGCAATTGAGCGCACGTTGTCCGGGAAGGTGCTCGAACTTAGGAAGGAACCCTTTCCAGCCTCCACTCTCCCCCACGCCATCGACGATTGCCAAGCCGGAATTACGGGAATGGCTTTTGGCATCGCGCAGACCGCCACCTTGGCTGAAATCGCCGTTAACGACGCCCAGCGGCTTGTCTCCGCATTGCCACGAACACACATTGGAATCGTCCATGCAAAAGATGTCGTCGAGACCCTGGAGGATGCCGCCCCGCTGCTGCGCTCGATCTTTCAGCAGAACCCCAGCAATTGCACGGTCAGTTTCATCTCTGGTCCAAGTCGAACGGGAGACATCGAACTCAAGCTGACACTGGGTGTACACGGTCCCGGCGAGCAGCACGCCATCATTATTGAGGAGTAG